One segment of Chionomys nivalis chromosome 1, mChiNiv1.1, whole genome shotgun sequence DNA contains the following:
- the LOC130882522 gene encoding 40S ribosomal protein S8-like, translated as MGISRDNGHKRRKTRSKKKPYHKKWKYELGQPAANTKIGPRRIHMIRVRGGNKKYRYRALRLDVGTFSWGSECCTRKTRIIDVIYNASNNELVHTKILVKNCIVLIDSTPYRQWYESHYALPLGRKKGAKLTPEEEEILNKK; from the exons ATGGGCATCTCTCGGGACAACGGGCACAAGCGTCGCAAGACCAGGAGTAAGAAAAAGCCCTACCACAAGAAGTGGAAGTATGAGCTGGGACAGCCTGCGGCTAACACCAAGATTGGCCCTCGTCGCATCCACATGATCCGTGTGCGAGGAGGCAATAAGAAGTACCGT taccgtGCCCTGAGATTGGATGTAGGGACCTTTTCCTGGGGTTCTGAGTGTTGTACTCGCAAAACAAGGATCATTGATGTCATCTACAATGCATCCAATAACGAGCTGGTCCACACCAAGATTCTGGTCAAGAACTGCATTGTGCTTATTGACAGCACACCATACCGACAGTGGTACGAGTCCCACTATGCACTGCCCCTGGGTCGAAAGAAGGGGGCCAAGCTGACTCCTGAGGAGgaagaaatattaaacaaaaaatga